A portion of the Osmia lignaria lignaria isolate PbOS001 chromosome 15, iyOsmLign1, whole genome shotgun sequence genome contains these proteins:
- the LOC117600315 gene encoding uncharacterized protein LOC117600315 isoform X1, whose protein sequence is MAKKTTPASLQTDISNNEEWEKLLKRTGLIVVDIYSEWSGPCTGMISILKKIKMEIGGDALSYATAKCDYITDLERFQGKSEPTWMFIHNGQMINLMFGAQCPQLLKILTTELQRIQNGKEYDFIRFSISVSERSPEEIKRLKIIEDTRIAKEAEKRARKEAEAKARYEAEMSHLITSLCKETCLLLYPWVFKDEEGHKRDKKSSPPYTELVEEILPGNYSIEQEIRRRLTEDILDIMFNESDYVLSPNARQLLLSGKCMFLRLKIDETKLDVDVHEYLLSLIFGEPESPSEDKILTEECYVGRHRPAYGTNENEIFPVVWTPPNCRNKAIVFRTIFMAYTNKTYPYEDKTTKAPIVVFKYDYTRKNELKLVLEEFEDEIVHFGIFQSDKPPEAKLIAKSIQEFESTLKERTGYETFVCVVKKVGCEAFLRFAGIGPYHVSENPEKGIEESELYFPDITALEETQSDDEEKPEELIENPEENKSATT, encoded by the exons ATGGCCAAAAAGACAACGCCGGCGTCGTTGCAAACTGATATTTCCAATAATGAAGAATGGGAAAAACTTTTGAAAAGGACGGGTTTAA TAGTGGTCGATATATATTCGGAATGGAGCGGACCTTGCACAGGAATGATAAGCATCTTAAAAAAAATCAAGATGGAAATTGGGGGTGATGCATTAAGTTACGCTACG gcGAAATGCGATTACATCACGGACTTAGAGCGTTTTCAAGGGAAAAGTGAACCAACGTGGATGTTCATACAT aatGGTCAAATGATAAACCTTATGTTTGGTGCTCAATGTCCCCAACTACTAAAGATATTAACAACAGAATTACAACGAATACAAAATGGGAAGGAATACGA ttTTATCAGGTTTTCTATAAGCGTATCGGAAAGAAGTCCGGAAGaaataaaacgtttaaaaattatcgaaGATACTAGAATAGCTAAAGAAGCGGAAAAAAGAGCAAGAAAAG aaGCTGAGGCTAAGGCACGTTACGAAGCTGAAATGTCACACTTAATTACTTCCTTGTGCAAAGAAACTTGCCTTTTACTATATCCATGGGTTTTTAAAGACGAAGAAGGTCATAAAAGAGATAAAAAGTCTAGTCCGCCATATACTGAATTAGTTGAAGAAATATTGCCAGGAAATTATTCAATTGAACAAGAAATTCGAAGACGACTTACTGAAGATATTCTCGATATAATGTTTAATGAA TCTGATTATGTGCTATCACCGAACGCAAGACAATTACTTTTGAGTGGTAAATGCATGTTTCTACGATTAAAGATAGATGAAACAAAATTGGATGTCGATGTTCATGAATACTTGTTAAGTCTCATATTTGGAGAACCAGAATCACCCAGTGAAGACAAGATACTCACTGAAGAATG TTATGTTGGACGTCATCGACCTGCCTAcggaacaaatgaaaatgaaatatttccagTTGTGTGGACACCACCGAATTGTAGAAATAAAGCCATTGTTTTTCGCACAATTTTCATGGCGTACACTAATAAAACATATCCT TACGAAGATAAAACTACAAAAGCACCTATCGTAGTATTTAAATACGACTATACAAGAAAGAACGAGTTGAAATTAGTTTTGGAAGAATTTGAAGATGAGATCGTCCATTTCGGTATCTTTCAATCTGATAAACCACCTGAGGCAAAGCTTATAGCAAAAAGTATTCAAGAATTCGAGTCAACTCTAAAAGAAAGAACAGG GTATGAAACATTTGTATGCGTTGTAAAGAAAGTAGGATGTGAAGCATTTTTAAGGTTTGCCGGTATTGGGCCGTATCACGTAAGCGAAAATCCAGAAAAAGGTATAGAGGAATCAGAATTATATTTTCCGGATATTACTGCGTTAGAGGAAACGCAATCGGACGATGAGGAGAAACCAGAAGAATTAATAGAAAACCCCGAGGAGAATAAAAGTGCAACGACATAA
- the mRpL52 gene encoding mitochondrial ribosomal protein L52 isoform X2 produces MFRVNHCTYLITSVSRFHTSPTTHLNQGWRNAKKLVRNPNTAGPLLTLQDYSFKDNRPTPYGANQLKRMQRHQEYAKKIIQLVSEVDYAVERHAKLLKEKEEQKQQILDSKLKPKGQQLITSE; encoded by the exons atgtttcgtGTTAATCATTGTACAT atCTCATTACCTCTGTTAGTAGATTTCACACATCTCCTACAACACATTTAAATCAGGGTTGGAGAAACGC AAAAAAACTTGTACGGAACCCTAATACAGCTGGACCACTACTTACTTTACAAGATTACTCATTTAAAGATAATAGACCTACTCCTTATGGTGCAAACCAACTAAAACGTATGCAAAGACATCAAGAATATGcg AAAAAAATTATCCAACTAGTTAGCGAAGTTGATTATGCAGTTGAACGACATGCTaagttattaaaagaaaaagaggaacaaAAACAACAAATTCTGGATAGCAAATTAAAACCTAAAGGACAACAATTAATTACAAGTGAATAA
- the RpL18 gene encoding ribosomal protein L18 — protein sequence MGIDINHKHDRKVRRIEPKSQDVYLRLLVKLYRFLARRTSSKFNKIILRRLFMSKIHRPPISLARVVRFMKKPGRENAIAVIVGTVTDDARIFEVPKLTVCALRVTEKARARILKAGGELITFDQLALRAPTGRRTVLMQGRRNAREAVKHFGPAPGVPHSHTKPLVRSKGRKFERARGRRRSCGYKK from the exons ATG ggTATCGACATCAACCACAAACATGATAGGAAGGTTCGGCGTATCGAACCTAAATCCCAAGATGTCTACTTACGACTTCTTGTTAAA CTTTACCGCTTCCTGGCTAGGCGTACAAGTTCAAAGTTTAACAAGATTATTCTTAGAAGACTTTTTATGAGCAAGATTCATCGTCCCCCAATATCTCTTGCACGTGTTGTCAGGTTTATGAAGAAACCTGGACGAGAAAACGCTATTGCAGTAATTGTGGGCACGGTAACAGATGATGCTAGGATTTTTGAAGTCCCAAAACTTACA GTGTGTGCTTTACGCGTTACCGAAAAAGCAAGGGCTCGTATATTAAAAGCTGGAGGTGAACTGATCACTTTTGATCAGCTAGCGTTACGTGCTCCTACTGGAAGAAGGACAGTTTTAATGCAGGGTCGTCGTAATGCCCGTGAAGCCGTGAAACACTTTGGACCAGCTCCTGGTGTACCTCATTCGCATACGAAACCATTAGTACGTTCTAAGGGTCGAAAGTTTGAAAGAGCAAGAGGCCGTAGGCGAAGCTGTGgatataagaaataa
- the LOC117600316 gene encoding uncharacterized protein LOC117600316 isoform X1, whose amino-acid sequence MTSVDSGIETSNNSDDSSFAQNEDMLTDEINTSPVSSAVATISSTQNDIRTTKPENLRIEIGSDWLVCWPGVRLPLSSLGSINENYKYPEEIENSTPTSSSGPIVLSSNVPEIKFPCIYNSARPSPYMTIFRRRGIYYKKMKSVHTSHRYHHPVSWSYSQAPFIERKMRVAAATNNTIMMRQLLISGVSPNNHDEQGRTPLHLASCRGYTEMVSLLLEHGADPNRRDCVGNTPLHLAAVTGKISVVTLLLNAGTDLLSLDQESYNPLQLAQTKLKLLQNCKGENMQRTREEVQNVKSMLLACLRKQKDTHKKMDTLSTFCSRLSLSNPSDQIQDDVKDLLANLDALSITQ is encoded by the exons ATGACATCCGTGGACTCAGGAATTGAAACCAGTAACAATTCGGACGATAGTTCGTTTGCTCAAAATGAAGATATGTTGACAGATGAAATCAACACCAGTCCAGTCAGTTCAGCTGTTGCAACAATAAGCAGCACTCAAAATGATATTCGCACAACCAAACCAGAAAATCTTCGTATTGAAATCGGATCGGATTGGTTGGTTTGTTGGCCAGGCGTACGTTTACCACTTTCATCTTTAGgttcaataaatgaaaattacaaatatcCTGAAGAAATTGAGAATTCTACGCCGACAAGTAGTTCGGGACCAATCGTTCTATCCTCCAAC GTTccagaaattaaatttccttgCATATATAATTCTGCCAGGCCATCACCTTACATGACAATATTCAGAAGAA gaggtatttattataaaaaaatgaaatctgtGCATACATCACACAGATATCATCATCCTGTTTCTTGGAGTTACTCTCAAGCTCCTTTTATTGAACGTAAAATGAGAGTTGCAGCAGCCACAAACAATACTATAATGATGAGACAACTGTTAATTAGTGGTGTATCACCTAATAATCATGATGAACAAGGACGAACTCCTCTTCATCTTGCATCTTGCAG gGGTTACACAGAAATGGTAAGTTTATTACTAGAACATGGCGCGGATCCTAATCGTCGCGATTGTGTAGGTAACACTCCATTGCACTTAGCCGCTGTGACTGGTAAAATATCGGTGGTTACGCTTTTGTTAAATGCGGGGACGGATTTATTATCTTTGGATCAGGAAAGTTACAATCCCTTACAATTAGCACAgacaaaattgaaattgttacaGAACTGTAAGGGAGAGAATATGCAGAGAACCAGAGAAGAAGTGCAGAATGTAAAGAGCATGCTGTTGGCATGTTTACGGAAACAAAAAGATACTCACAAAAAGATGGATACCTTAAGCACATTTTGCTCGCGTTTATCTTTATCCAATCCATCTGATCAAATTCAAGACGATGTCAAAGATCTGTTGGCTAATTTAGATGCTCTTTCTATAACTCAATAA
- the mRpL13 gene encoding mitochondrial ribosomal protein L13: MSLVRRGQHWGTFARIWHIFDATWQDPFKSAHWIKQYLMGLYKPIYHPTNDCGDHVIVVNSKDIALRGDEWQKRVYYHHTGYIGGATWTLAWELHSKDPTMILKKAVYSSMTGNLQRRHTMQRLHIFPDENVPEDMLKNVTNQIKQLKPVPIRLHEILPEEKEKIPQLIKYPVDYQLQ; encoded by the exons ATGTCTCTTGTTCGTAGAGGACAG CATTGGGGTACGTTTGCACGTATTTGGCACATCTTTGATGCAACTTGGCAAGATCCTTTTAAAAGTGCCCATTGGATAAAACAGTATCTCATGGGACTATATAAACCCATATATCATCCAACTA atGATTGTGGTGACCATGTAATAGTTGTAAATAGTAAGGACATTGCATTACGTGGAGATGAGTGGCAAAAACGTGTCTATTATCATCATACTGGGTATATTGGAGGTGCAACCTGGACATTAGCATGGGAATTACATAGTAAAGATCCCACCATG ATATTAAAGAAAGCAGTTTATTCTTCAATGACTGGAAATTTGCAAAGAAGACACACTATGCAAAGGCTACATATTTTCCCTGATGAAAATGTACCTGAAGATATGCTAAAAAATGTCACTAATCAGATCAAACAATTAAAACCAGTTCCAATTAGATTACATGAAATTTTaccagaagaaaaagaaaagattccaCAACTTATAAAATATCCAGTTGATTATCAACTTCAATGA
- the Sk2 gene encoding sphingosine kinase 2: MKSNHQRVMEDGGQVHSITLLEETFYVTSKKNTYYKVRLTEKGLSLEKDNNGATKAETIVLNDIIGCRCMRSKRKSAGSCVCGPGTSRSQFKLVESAEAFQCYDEFDTSAYLYIYAYKLKKARMKGIKRRERTTITLRFRSFDKYEDNLREASRWRLAIKCLIAGVPVPKSFMSPSHENLESLINACPGEQKKILVLLNPKSGPGRGRETFQKRIHPILSEAERPYEVHITKCPNYAREFVRTRDIYQWSGLLMVGGDGIVFEVVNGLFQRTDWERALKELPLGVIPCGSGNGLAKSIAYAKQEPYDYNPLLISALSVVKFKKARMDLVRVETRNQILFSFLSVGWGLLADIDIESERLRAIGGQRFTVWTIARLIGLRTYKGKVSYLPCDRVPSVENLGNGKAYEYAKESQISHSRSCDDDLDRYSKISESKSFHDALDGNPTILNDSFDGYDDNEIISESLTLETETERRQRLDSFYSATSARSTYFSTGSVSSYHSIDEPDNGEVDVENNSNQVMYGPSSRLPALTSEVSSSWTQIQGEFVMVHAAYQSHLGQDYFFAPRAKLADGIIWLVIVKAGITRANLLQFLLGLSNGTHLTRSGIEMIPVRAFRIEPEEGVHGHITVDGELVDYGPLQAEIFPSLATVMSQ, from the exons ATGAAAAGCAATCATCAGCGTGTCATGGAGGACGGTGGTCAAGTGCATTCTATCACTCTTCTCGAAGAAACCTTTTACGTTACGTCCAAGAAGAACACTTATTACAAGGTGAGATTGACCGAAAAGGGTCTCAGCTTAGAGAAAGACAATAATGGTGCGACTAAGGCTGAAACGATCGTTCTAAACGACATAATAGGATGCAGATGTATGCGTTCGAAACGTAAAAGCGCGGGAAGCTGTGTTTGTGGCCCAGGTACTTCGAGGTCGCAATTCAAGCTGGTCGAATCTGCTGAAGCTTTTCAGTGTTACGATGAGTTCGACACCTCGGcctatttgtatatttatgcaTACAAGCTGAAAAAAGCACGGATGAAAGGGATCAAGAGACGCGAAAGAACGACAATCACTCTAAGGTTTCGAAGCTTTGACAAGTACGAAGATAATCTGCGGGAGGCTAGCAGGTGGCGATTAGCTATTAAATGTCTCATTGCTGGCGTGCCCGTGCCGAAAAGCTTTATGAGCCCCAGTCACGAGAATCTCGAGTCCTTGATCAATG CATGCCCGGGGGAACAAAAGAAGATACTGGTGTTGCTGAACCCGAAATCTGGACCGGGAAGGGGTCGCGAGACGTTTCAGAAAAGAATTCATCCGATTTTGTCGGAAGCCGAGAGACCGTACGAGGTGCACATCACCAAATGTCCCAATTACGCCCGTGAATTCGTGCGGACGAGGGACATTTATCAATGGAGCGGTTTGCTGATGGTCGGGGGCGACGGTATCGTGTTCGAGGTGGTGAATGGACTCTTTCAAAGGACAGACTGGGAAAGGGCTCTCAAAGAATTGCCTCTCGGCGTGATACCCTGCGGTTCCGGCAATGGCTTAGCAAAATCCATCGCGTACGCTAAACA AGAACCATACGACTACAATCCGCTTCTAATTAGCGCCCTATCCGTGGTGAAGTTCAAGAAAGCGCGAATGGATCTGGTGCGTGTGGAGACCAGGAACCAAATACTATTTTCGTTTCTATCGGTCGGCTGGGGTCTATTGGCTGACATTGACATTGAAAGTGAACGTTTAAGAGCAATCGGTGGTCAGAGATTCACCGTTTGGACTATCGCTCGGCTGATAGGATTAAGAACGTACAAAGGCAAAGTATCTTATTTGCCCTGCGATAGAGTACCATCTGTTGAGAATTTAGGTAATGGTAAGGCCTACGAATACGCGAAGGAATCGCAGATATCACACTCCAGGAGCTGCGATGATGATTTAGACCG TTACAGCAAAATTAGTGAATCGAAGAGTTTTCATGACGCTCTAGATGGGAATCCAACTATTCTGAACGACTCATTCGATGGTTACGATGATAACGAGATAATAAGCGAAAGTCTTACTCTGGAGACAGAAACAGAGAGAAGACAGAGGTTGGATAGCTTCTATTCTGCGACCTCTGCGAGGTCAACTTACTTTAGTACAGGTTCAGTTTCTAGTTACCACAGCATCGATGAGCCCGATAACGGGGAAGTTG ATGTAGAAAACAACAGCAACCAAGTTATGTATGGACCATCGTCCAGGCTGCCTGCTCTAACTTCGGAAGTATCGAGTTCATGGACGCAGATTCAGG gAGAGTTTGTGATGGTTCACGCGGCATATCAATCACACTTGGGCCAAGATTATTTCTTCGCACCCCGTGCCAAATTGGCGGATGGTATTATTTGGCTGGTAATAGTAAAAGCCGGAATCACTCGAGCCAATTTACTCCAG TTCCTGTTGGGTTTAAGTAATGGTACCCACTTAACACGATCTGGTATCGAAATGATTCCCGTGAGGGCGTTTCGAATAGAACCAGAGGAAGGCGTACACGGTCACATAACAGTGGATGGAGAACTGGTAGACTACGGGCCTTTACAGGCTGAAATATTTCCGTCTTTAGCAACAGTGATGTCACAATGA
- the mRpL52 gene encoding mitochondrial ribosomal protein L52 isoform X1 has product MREYIVSKYQSELSERKWQYRGSWNSQNLITSVSRFHTSPTTHLNQGWRNAKKLVRNPNTAGPLLTLQDYSFKDNRPTPYGANQLKRMQRHQEYAKKIIQLVSEVDYAVERHAKLLKEKEEQKQQILDSKLKPKGQQLITSE; this is encoded by the exons atGAGAGAATACATAGTATCTAAATACCAAAGTGAACTTTCCGagagaaaatggcaatataggggAAGTTGGAATTCTCAAA atCTCATTACCTCTGTTAGTAGATTTCACACATCTCCTACAACACATTTAAATCAGGGTTGGAGAAACGC AAAAAAACTTGTACGGAACCCTAATACAGCTGGACCACTACTTACTTTACAAGATTACTCATTTAAAGATAATAGACCTACTCCTTATGGTGCAAACCAACTAAAACGTATGCAAAGACATCAAGAATATGcg AAAAAAATTATCCAACTAGTTAGCGAAGTTGATTATGCAGTTGAACGACATGCTaagttattaaaagaaaaagaggaacaaAAACAACAAATTCTGGATAGCAAATTAAAACCTAAAGGACAACAATTAATTACAAGTGAATAA
- the LOC117600315 gene encoding uncharacterized protein LOC117600315 isoform X3: protein MFIHNGQMINLMFGAQCPQLLKILTTELQRIQNGKEYDFIRFSISVSERSPEEIKRLKIIEDTRIAKEAEKRARKEAEAKARYEAEMSHLITSLCKETCLLLYPWVFKDEEGHKRDKKSSPPYTELVEEILPGNYSIEQEIRRRLTEDILDIMFNESDYVLSPNARQLLLSGKCMFLRLKIDETKLDVDVHEYLLSLIFGEPESPSEDKILTEECYVGRHRPAYGTNENEIFPVVWTPPNCRNKAIVFRTIFMAYTNKTYPYEDKTTKAPIVVFKYDYTRKNELKLVLEEFEDEIVHFGIFQSDKPPEAKLIAKSIQEFESTLKERTGYETFVCVVKKVGCEAFLRFAGIGPYHVSENPEKGIEESELYFPDITALEETQSDDEEKPEELIENPEENKSATT, encoded by the exons ATGTTCATACAT aatGGTCAAATGATAAACCTTATGTTTGGTGCTCAATGTCCCCAACTACTAAAGATATTAACAACAGAATTACAACGAATACAAAATGGGAAGGAATACGA ttTTATCAGGTTTTCTATAAGCGTATCGGAAAGAAGTCCGGAAGaaataaaacgtttaaaaattatcgaaGATACTAGAATAGCTAAAGAAGCGGAAAAAAGAGCAAGAAAAG aaGCTGAGGCTAAGGCACGTTACGAAGCTGAAATGTCACACTTAATTACTTCCTTGTGCAAAGAAACTTGCCTTTTACTATATCCATGGGTTTTTAAAGACGAAGAAGGTCATAAAAGAGATAAAAAGTCTAGTCCGCCATATACTGAATTAGTTGAAGAAATATTGCCAGGAAATTATTCAATTGAACAAGAAATTCGAAGACGACTTACTGAAGATATTCTCGATATAATGTTTAATGAA TCTGATTATGTGCTATCACCGAACGCAAGACAATTACTTTTGAGTGGTAAATGCATGTTTCTACGATTAAAGATAGATGAAACAAAATTGGATGTCGATGTTCATGAATACTTGTTAAGTCTCATATTTGGAGAACCAGAATCACCCAGTGAAGACAAGATACTCACTGAAGAATG TTATGTTGGACGTCATCGACCTGCCTAcggaacaaatgaaaatgaaatatttccagTTGTGTGGACACCACCGAATTGTAGAAATAAAGCCATTGTTTTTCGCACAATTTTCATGGCGTACACTAATAAAACATATCCT TACGAAGATAAAACTACAAAAGCACCTATCGTAGTATTTAAATACGACTATACAAGAAAGAACGAGTTGAAATTAGTTTTGGAAGAATTTGAAGATGAGATCGTCCATTTCGGTATCTTTCAATCTGATAAACCACCTGAGGCAAAGCTTATAGCAAAAAGTATTCAAGAATTCGAGTCAACTCTAAAAGAAAGAACAGG GTATGAAACATTTGTATGCGTTGTAAAGAAAGTAGGATGTGAAGCATTTTTAAGGTTTGCCGGTATTGGGCCGTATCACGTAAGCGAAAATCCAGAAAAAGGTATAGAGGAATCAGAATTATATTTTCCGGATATTACTGCGTTAGAGGAAACGCAATCGGACGATGAGGAGAAACCAGAAGAATTAATAGAAAACCCCGAGGAGAATAAAAGTGCAACGACATAA
- the LOC117600316 gene encoding uncharacterized protein LOC117600316 isoform X2: protein MTSVDSGIETSNNSDDSSFAQNEDMLTDEINTSPVSSAVATISSTQNDIRTTKPENLRIEIGSDWLVCWPGVRLPLSSLGSINENYKYPEEIENSTPTSSSGPIVLSSNVPEIKFPCIYNSARPSPYMTIFRRRGIYYKKMKSVHTSHRYHHPVSWSYSQAPFIERKMRVAAATNNTIMMRQLLISGVSPNNHDEQGRTPLHLASCRGYTEMNCKGENMQRTREEVQNVKSMLLACLRKQKDTHKKMDTLSTFCSRLSLSNPSDQIQDDVKDLLANLDALSITQ from the exons ATGACATCCGTGGACTCAGGAATTGAAACCAGTAACAATTCGGACGATAGTTCGTTTGCTCAAAATGAAGATATGTTGACAGATGAAATCAACACCAGTCCAGTCAGTTCAGCTGTTGCAACAATAAGCAGCACTCAAAATGATATTCGCACAACCAAACCAGAAAATCTTCGTATTGAAATCGGATCGGATTGGTTGGTTTGTTGGCCAGGCGTACGTTTACCACTTTCATCTTTAGgttcaataaatgaaaattacaaatatcCTGAAGAAATTGAGAATTCTACGCCGACAAGTAGTTCGGGACCAATCGTTCTATCCTCCAAC GTTccagaaattaaatttccttgCATATATAATTCTGCCAGGCCATCACCTTACATGACAATATTCAGAAGAA gaggtatttattataaaaaaatgaaatctgtGCATACATCACACAGATATCATCATCCTGTTTCTTGGAGTTACTCTCAAGCTCCTTTTATTGAACGTAAAATGAGAGTTGCAGCAGCCACAAACAATACTATAATGATGAGACAACTGTTAATTAGTGGTGTATCACCTAATAATCATGATGAACAAGGACGAACTCCTCTTCATCTTGCATCTTGCAG gGGTTACACAGAAATG AACTGTAAGGGAGAGAATATGCAGAGAACCAGAGAAGAAGTGCAGAATGTAAAGAGCATGCTGTTGGCATGTTTACGGAAACAAAAAGATACTCACAAAAAGATGGATACCTTAAGCACATTTTGCTCGCGTTTATCTTTATCCAATCCATCTGATCAAATTCAAGACGATGTCAAAGATCTGTTGGCTAATTTAGATGCTCTTTCTATAACTCAATAA
- the LOC117600315 gene encoding uncharacterized protein LOC117600315 isoform X2 — MAKKTTPASLQTDISNNEEWEKLLKRTGLIVVDIYSEWSGPCTGMISILKKIKMEIGGDALSYATAKCDYITDLERFQGKSEPTWMFIHNGQMINLMFGAQCPQLLKILTTELQRIQNGKEYEFSISVSERSPEEIKRLKIIEDTRIAKEAEKRARKEAEAKARYEAEMSHLITSLCKETCLLLYPWVFKDEEGHKRDKKSSPPYTELVEEILPGNYSIEQEIRRRLTEDILDIMFNESDYVLSPNARQLLLSGKCMFLRLKIDETKLDVDVHEYLLSLIFGEPESPSEDKILTEECYVGRHRPAYGTNENEIFPVVWTPPNCRNKAIVFRTIFMAYTNKTYPYEDKTTKAPIVVFKYDYTRKNELKLVLEEFEDEIVHFGIFQSDKPPEAKLIAKSIQEFESTLKERTGYETFVCVVKKVGCEAFLRFAGIGPYHVSENPEKGIEESELYFPDITALEETQSDDEEKPEELIENPEENKSATT, encoded by the exons ATGGCCAAAAAGACAACGCCGGCGTCGTTGCAAACTGATATTTCCAATAATGAAGAATGGGAAAAACTTTTGAAAAGGACGGGTTTAA TAGTGGTCGATATATATTCGGAATGGAGCGGACCTTGCACAGGAATGATAAGCATCTTAAAAAAAATCAAGATGGAAATTGGGGGTGATGCATTAAGTTACGCTACG gcGAAATGCGATTACATCACGGACTTAGAGCGTTTTCAAGGGAAAAGTGAACCAACGTGGATGTTCATACAT aatGGTCAAATGATAAACCTTATGTTTGGTGCTCAATGTCCCCAACTACTAAAGATATTAACAACAGAATTACAACGAATACAAAATGGGAAGGAATACGA GTTTTCTATAAGCGTATCGGAAAGAAGTCCGGAAGaaataaaacgtttaaaaattatcgaaGATACTAGAATAGCTAAAGAAGCGGAAAAAAGAGCAAGAAAAG aaGCTGAGGCTAAGGCACGTTACGAAGCTGAAATGTCACACTTAATTACTTCCTTGTGCAAAGAAACTTGCCTTTTACTATATCCATGGGTTTTTAAAGACGAAGAAGGTCATAAAAGAGATAAAAAGTCTAGTCCGCCATATACTGAATTAGTTGAAGAAATATTGCCAGGAAATTATTCAATTGAACAAGAAATTCGAAGACGACTTACTGAAGATATTCTCGATATAATGTTTAATGAA TCTGATTATGTGCTATCACCGAACGCAAGACAATTACTTTTGAGTGGTAAATGCATGTTTCTACGATTAAAGATAGATGAAACAAAATTGGATGTCGATGTTCATGAATACTTGTTAAGTCTCATATTTGGAGAACCAGAATCACCCAGTGAAGACAAGATACTCACTGAAGAATG TTATGTTGGACGTCATCGACCTGCCTAcggaacaaatgaaaatgaaatatttccagTTGTGTGGACACCACCGAATTGTAGAAATAAAGCCATTGTTTTTCGCACAATTTTCATGGCGTACACTAATAAAACATATCCT TACGAAGATAAAACTACAAAAGCACCTATCGTAGTATTTAAATACGACTATACAAGAAAGAACGAGTTGAAATTAGTTTTGGAAGAATTTGAAGATGAGATCGTCCATTTCGGTATCTTTCAATCTGATAAACCACCTGAGGCAAAGCTTATAGCAAAAAGTATTCAAGAATTCGAGTCAACTCTAAAAGAAAGAACAGG GTATGAAACATTTGTATGCGTTGTAAAGAAAGTAGGATGTGAAGCATTTTTAAGGTTTGCCGGTATTGGGCCGTATCACGTAAGCGAAAATCCAGAAAAAGGTATAGAGGAATCAGAATTATATTTTCCGGATATTACTGCGTTAGAGGAAACGCAATCGGACGATGAGGAGAAACCAGAAGAATTAATAGAAAACCCCGAGGAGAATAAAAGTGCAACGACATAA